A portion of the Homalodisca vitripennis isolate AUS2020 chromosome 2, UT_GWSS_2.1, whole genome shotgun sequence genome contains these proteins:
- the LOC124353959 gene encoding CCHC-type zinc finger nucleic acid binding protein-like codes for MSSSVCYRCNRTGHFARDCAQGGTRNREKCYKCNRFGHFARECKEEDRCYRCSAVGHIAKDCTQSSDEPSCYNCGKTGHIARNCPESAGQGTGRGGGRGNSNATCYTCNKSGHIARNCPEFGNKCFICGKLGHESRDCKEDYD; via the coding sequence ATGAGCTCTAGTGTCTGCTACAGGTGCAACCGCACTGGTCACTTTGCCCGGGACTGCGCACAGGGTGGTACACGCAACCGAGAGAAATGCTACAAGTGCAACCGGTTTGGCCACTTCGCACGGGAGTGCAAGGAGGAAGACCGATGTTACCGGTGCAGCGCTGTGGGCCACATCGCCAAGGACTGCACGCAGAGCTCGGATGAGCCTTCCTGCTACAACTGCGGCAAAACGGGCCACATCGCTCGGAACTGCCCAGAGTCCGCTGGACAGGGCACTGGCCGTGGTGGTGGACGGGGCAACTCGAACGCGACCTGCTACACCTGCAACAAGAGTGGCCACATTGCCCGTAATTGTCCCGAGTTCGGGAATAAGTGCTTTATTTGCGGTAAGTTAGGCCACGAAAGCCGTGACTGCAAGGAGGATTATGACTAA